In one window of Flavobacterium ginsengisoli DNA:
- a CDS encoding TonB-dependent receptor domain-containing protein: MNYLPLKLLISILLFCLSFFANAQAQNETTKDSISNQLNEVVISREKKTITNLNGNIKVDVANSVYSTIPNPIDLLSKLPSVQISDDRENISIVGKGNPLIYIDGQKGTINDLNALSVADIKTIEIIKNPSSKYEAEGRAVILITRKWSKKDSFKTEISEVASFKRNYNNYLGFNSSFKKDKIEWKANFNYNRRNPWENHSLEYEMPKASIISNYDVTANSNVKEYVFGGSVFYKINEDDYLSVNINGKMRNDTFDINTFTFNQNQNQINNILTFSENSSSKNFINSFINYSKKIKAIDTKMFIGFQGSNYNQHLLSLVQNNFNDTAFEFSQNRDQKFNVDVLSGRIDLEKKFKNDLNWEYGALYLVAKSKSDYDVFDYENNQSTTFEYYFKEANSAAYSQLSGKIKKVNFSVGLRVENTNVTGKYSNESSDLVDKNYTNLFPKVQFSFSLDSVKSINVDYSKSISRPNYSSLSMIAAYINPYFIYGNNINLGPTFMDVLSATFQYHDKSVKLTIYENKNPIYQDFVFDKETNVMTFTSKNFKKESGYNIEFTLPFKYKFWENTNSLIFATNKIEDDLALFNSSKTYLYYYSNNTFNLPKDFTFVLSFWGSTKQKEGVFERGAMLIFDLSLAKKLGKNWNCVLSYNDLFKNMIYTEKFTINAISSKVRYLGDANEISIAVRYSFGKVKDSEFKQKSVNESENRIR, encoded by the coding sequence ATGAATTATCTGCCATTAAAACTACTTATTAGCATTTTACTTTTTTGCCTTTCATTTTTTGCGAATGCTCAAGCTCAGAATGAAACAACTAAAGATTCGATTTCAAATCAATTAAATGAAGTTGTAATCAGTCGGGAGAAAAAAACGATTACTAATTTAAACGGAAATATAAAAGTTGATGTTGCCAATTCAGTTTACAGTACCATTCCAAATCCGATCGATTTGCTATCAAAACTTCCATCGGTTCAAATAAGCGACGATCGAGAAAACATTTCGATTGTCGGAAAAGGAAATCCGCTGATTTATATTGACGGTCAAAAAGGAACCATAAACGATTTAAATGCTTTATCTGTTGCCGATATTAAAACAATAGAAATCATTAAAAATCCGTCTTCTAAATACGAGGCAGAAGGTCGTGCCGTAATTTTGATTACTAGAAAATGGAGTAAAAAGGACAGTTTTAAAACTGAAATTTCTGAAGTAGCTTCATTTAAAAGAAACTACAATAATTATTTAGGTTTTAATTCTAGTTTTAAAAAAGATAAAATAGAATGGAAAGCTAATTTTAATTACAATCGACGAAATCCGTGGGAAAATCATAGTTTGGAATATGAGATGCCAAAGGCTTCAATAATTTCCAATTATGATGTGACGGCAAATTCTAATGTAAAGGAATATGTTTTTGGAGGAAGTGTGTTTTATAAAATAAACGAAGACGATTATTTGTCTGTTAATATAAACGGTAAAATGCGAAACGATACTTTCGACATTAATACGTTTACTTTTAATCAAAACCAAAATCAAATAAACAACATTCTTACGTTTAGCGAAAATTCGAGTTCAAAGAATTTTATCAATTCGTTCATCAATTATTCAAAGAAAATAAAGGCTATTGATACCAAGATGTTTATTGGTTTTCAAGGCTCCAATTACAATCAGCATTTATTAAGTTTAGTGCAAAATAATTTTAATGACACTGCTTTTGAATTTTCGCAAAATCGCGATCAGAAATTTAATGTTGATGTTCTTTCTGGAAGAATCGATTTGGAGAAAAAGTTTAAAAACGATTTGAATTGGGAGTATGGCGCACTTTATTTGGTCGCCAAATCCAAATCGGATTACGATGTTTTTGACTATGAAAATAATCAAAGTACAACTTTTGAGTATTATTTTAAAGAAGCAAACTCTGCAGCGTATTCTCAGCTTTCAGGAAAGATTAAAAAAGTCAATTTTTCAGTAGGACTAAGAGTTGAAAATACCAATGTAACGGGAAAGTATAGTAATGAAAGTAGTGATTTGGTCGATAAGAATTACACTAATCTTTTTCCGAAAGTGCAATTTTCATTTTCGCTAGACAGTGTAAAAAGTATAAATGTGGATTATTCTAAAAGTATTTCTAGACCTAATTATTCTTCGCTAAGTATGATTGCAGCCTACATAAATCCATATTTTATTTATGGAAACAATATCAATTTAGGGCCAACTTTTATGGATGTGCTTTCAGCTACTTTTCAATATCATGACAAATCTGTAAAGCTGACTATTTATGAAAATAAAAATCCTATTTACCAAGATTTTGTATTTGATAAAGAAACAAATGTGATGACTTTTACATCAAAAAACTTTAAAAAAGAATCGGGTTATAATATTGAGTTTACATTGCCCTTTAAATATAAATTTTGGGAAAACACCAATTCTTTAATTTTTGCAACCAATAAAATTGAAGATGATTTGGCTTTGTTCAATTCTTCCAAGACGTATTTGTATTATTATTCCAATAATACTTTTAACCTCCCAAAAGATTTCACATTTGTTCTTTCTTTTTGGGGATCTACCAAACAAAAAGAAGGCGTTTTTGAGCGTGGTGCGATGCTGATTTTTGATCTTTCTTTGGCAAAGAAACTTGGCAAAAACTGGAATTGTGTTTTGAGCTATAATGACCTTTTTAAAAATATGATTTATACCGAAAAATTTACGATCAACGCTATTAGTTCAAAAGTGCGATATTTGGGTGATGCAAACGAAATTTCTATTGCTGTTCGTTATTCTTTCGGGAAAGTAAAAGATTCTGAATTTAAGCAAAAGAGCGTAAATGAAAGCGAAAATAGAATAAGATAA
- a CDS encoding DUF3822 family protein, protein MSLQNTNITSKNYRKLSIQVSLTGFSYCCFDTLNNIITSFKEIKFDTTNKTSRIEDLFNEAFRNNPELKNNYDEVMVIHNNNLSTFVPTALFDENYLGSYLQYTSKVFETDHFTFDQIPNYQMNSVYIPFVNINNFLIDNVGSFDYKHANSILVEKILDGSRNNDDKKMIVNFNPGNFEIIVVQNQKLLLFNSFEYNTPEDFIYYILFTAEQMSMNPESFKLELLGTITENDPFYAIAYKYVRHISFIDVSKLKERNSFTTAQNQKHYILFQS, encoded by the coding sequence ATGTCATTACAAAATACTAACATTACTTCAAAAAATTACAGGAAACTTTCTATTCAGGTTTCTCTGACTGGATTTTCATATTGCTGTTTTGATACTTTAAATAATATCATTACTTCTTTTAAAGAAATAAAGTTTGATACTACTAACAAAACATCTCGAATTGAAGATTTATTCAATGAAGCTTTCAGAAATAATCCTGAATTAAAAAACAATTACGATGAAGTAATGGTTATTCACAACAATAACCTTTCTACTTTTGTTCCGACTGCTTTGTTTGACGAAAATTATTTAGGAAGTTACTTGCAATATACTTCGAAAGTATTCGAAACAGATCATTTTACTTTTGATCAAATCCCAAATTATCAAATGAATTCGGTTTATATTCCGTTTGTGAACATAAACAATTTTCTAATTGACAATGTAGGCTCTTTTGATTATAAACATGCCAATAGTATTTTGGTCGAAAAAATCTTGGATGGCTCACGAAATAACGACGATAAGAAAATGATCGTCAATTTTAATCCAGGAAATTTCGAAATAATCGTTGTGCAAAATCAAAAACTTTTGCTTTTTAATTCATTCGAATACAATACTCCAGAAGATTTTATCTACTATATTTTATTTACGGCTGAGCAAATGAGTATGAATCCCGAAAGTTTCAAATTAGAACTTTTAGGAACTATTACAGAAAACGATCCGTTTTATGCTATAGCTTACAAATATGTGCGCCATATTTCTTTTATAGACGTTTCAAAACTAAAAGAAAGAAATAGTTTTACAACCGCTCAAAATCAAAAACATTATATCTTATTTCAATCATGA
- a CDS encoding ATP-dependent DNA helicase gives MNSAQFYGTLQKRFPFAPTYKQDIFFQKIAIFLTEPQNDTIFVLKGYAGTGKTTVISTIVNNLGDINKKYVLLAPTGRAAKVIANYSNNPAFTIHKKIYFPKKSSGGGVAFTKQVNKHKNTIFIVDEASMISDSTLDSGSLLDDLINYVYSGNNCKMILLGDTAQLPPVNLDISPALDIQTLGIHYDKEIEHIELDEVMRQEESSGILYNATELRELLKESFITEFKFNVKKFKDIVRLTDGYDIQDAINTAYSNYSIEDTAFIVRSNKRANQYNEQIRSRILFKESELSVGDFLMVVKNNYFWLKETDEAGFIANGDIIEVLELFGIRELYGFKFAKVKIRMVDYPEQKPFETVLILDTLTSESPSLTYEESNRLYEEVMKDYEDEPTKYKRFQKVKENEYFNGLQVKFSYAITCHKSQGGQWNTVFIEQPFLPNGIDTDYIRWLYTAMTRAKNKLYLIGFKDESFEE, from the coding sequence ATGAATTCTGCACAGTTTTACGGTACTTTACAAAAACGATTTCCTTTTGCTCCAACTTACAAACAGGATATTTTTTTTCAGAAAATTGCAATCTTCCTAACCGAACCTCAAAACGATACGATTTTCGTTTTAAAAGGATATGCGGGAACAGGAAAAACTACCGTTATTTCTACCATCGTTAATAATCTTGGCGATATCAACAAAAAATATGTTTTGTTGGCGCCAACGGGACGAGCGGCAAAAGTAATTGCCAATTATTCAAATAATCCAGCATTTACAATTCATAAAAAAATCTATTTCCCGAAGAAATCATCTGGCGGTGGCGTGGCTTTTACCAAACAAGTAAATAAACATAAAAACACCATTTTTATCGTCGACGAGGCTTCGATGATTTCAGATAGCACATTAGACAGTGGATCGCTTTTAGACGATTTGATCAATTATGTTTATTCTGGAAACAATTGCAAAATGATTCTTTTGGGAGATACAGCACAGTTACCTCCAGTAAATTTAGATATAAGTCCAGCGCTTGACATTCAGACTTTGGGAATTCATTATGATAAAGAAATTGAACATATCGAGTTGGACGAAGTAATGCGTCAGGAAGAAAGTTCGGGAATTTTATACAATGCTACTGAATTGCGTGAATTGCTGAAAGAGAGTTTTATAACAGAATTTAAATTCAACGTAAAGAAGTTTAAGGATATCGTTCGACTTACTGATGGTTACGACATTCAAGACGCGATTAATACAGCATACAGTAATTATAGTATTGAAGATACTGCTTTTATTGTCCGTTCTAATAAACGCGCAAATCAATATAATGAGCAAATTAGAAGTCGAATTTTATTTAAAGAAAGCGAACTTTCGGTTGGTGACTTTTTAATGGTTGTAAAAAACAATTATTTCTGGCTGAAAGAAACCGATGAAGCTGGATTTATTGCCAACGGAGATATTATTGAAGTTTTAGAACTTTTCGGAATCAGAGAGTTGTATGGGTTTAAGTTTGCGAAAGTAAAAATCAGAATGGTCGATTATCCAGAGCAAAAACCTTTTGAAACGGTTTTAATTCTGGATACTTTAACTAGCGAATCGCCTTCTTTAACTTATGAAGAATCAAATCGTTTGTACGAAGAAGTAATGAAAGATTATGAAGATGAGCCGACTAAATACAAGAGATTTCAGAAGGTAAAAGAAAACGAATATTTTAACGGATTACAAGTTAAATTCTCTTATGCCATAACGTGTCATAAATCGCAAGGTGGGCAATGGAATACTGTTTTTATTGAACAGCCATTTCTTCCAAACGGCATTGATACTGATTATATTAGATGGCTTTATACCGCTATGACACGTGCCAAAAATAAGCTATATTTGATAGGCTTTAAAGACGAGAGTTTTGAAGAGTAA